Within Micromonospora narathiwatensis, the genomic segment GGCCCGCTTCGCCCGCGAGCAGGCGGCCGGAAAAATCCGGCTCGCCCGCGCGCACGGGCAGGGGCAGGGCGGGTCGGTCCGACGTGGCCCGTTGCCGTGGGCGGCTGTCGCGGCCGGCGCGGTGGCGACCATGGTGGTGCTGCTGATCGTCCGCGGGAGGCGCAGGTGAGCAACAAGGTCGGCAAGGCCGCGTACAAGCCGGTCGGGGTGCTGCTCGGGCTGGCCGCCGGTACGGTCGCCGGGGTCATCTTCCGGCAGGTCTGGCGGGTCACGGCGGGCGACGGGGAGGCGCCCAGCGCCACCGACGAGCATCGGCGCTGGGGCGAGATCCTGGCCGCCGCCGCGTTGCAGGGCGCGATCTTCGCGGTCGTCCGGGCCGCCGTGGATCGCGGCGGGGCGATCAGCGTACGCCGGCTCACCGGGCACTGGCCCGACTGATCCGGCCGCGAACAGGGCCTCTTCCCGATGAGGGAAGGGGCCTTTCGCATGGCCCGCTCGGCCCGGCCAGTGGACCCGCCGCAACCTTCAGGTCACATGTCGGAGAATTTCGTCGGGTAGGCTGTGCAGAGTTTTTGCGTACGTGGTTTGCTGTCTCACGCTGTTGAGAGAAGCGTGGGTTGAGAGAAGTCTCCTTCACCGGGGGCCGCCTCAGGCGCCGCTGCTCGAAAACGGCCAATCGGCCGCACGGCGTGCTCGGCCGCCAGTTTTAGAAGGAGATACACATGGCGCAGGGAACCGTGAAGTGGTTCAACGCTGACAAGGGCTTCGGCTTCATCACCGTCGACGGCGGGGGTGCTGACGTGTTCGTCCACTTCTCGGCCATCCAGACCAGCGGCTACCGCACGCTGGAGGAGAACCAGCGGGTGGAGTTCGAGATCGCCCAGGGTCAGAAGGGTCCGCAGGCCGAGCAGGTCCGCCCCATCTGAGTACGGAGCCGGCTTACGCCGGCCGCCGCGTAGCCCCGCGTCCCGTTTGGGAGGCGGGGCTTTCCGCATTCATAGGACGATTCTCGGCATCAGTCGCGATGGCCCCGGGCCCGCATGCCGAAATAGAGCGCGACGAGTCCGATCAGGACGACGACCGGGCCGATGACCGCCCAGATCCGATGGCCGGTCATCACGCTGTCGGTCGCGTAACCCAGGCCCTGCACGGTCCAGAGCGCGCCCAGCACGACGGCCAGCAGCCCCAGGGTGAGCCGGAACCAGCCCCTCATCGTTCCCCCTCCACCGACGGGCACCTGACTCCAGCATGCCCGCGCCGGCCGGCCGGCGCGGGCGCCGCGCCGACGGGCCGGCGGGTCCGGCTCACCAGCGGTCGTGCACCTGCGGCCGGATCAGCTCGTCGTACGTCTCGCGGACGGCGGCCAGCTCGGCCCCGGTCAACGGCGGCAGGTCGGCCGTGGCGGCGTTGCGCCGCGCCTGCTCGGCGTCGCGGGCGCCGGGGATGACCACGGTGACGCCGGGCTGGTCGAGGATCCAGCGCAGCGCGAACTGGGCCATCGTCCGGCCGTCGCCGACCAGCGGCGAGAGCCGGCGTACGGCGGCCAGGCCGAGGTCGTAGTCGACCCCGGAGAACGTCTCGCCGACGTCGAACGATTCCCCGTGCCGGTTGAAGTTGCGGTGGTCGTTCGCCGGGAACGTGGTGTGCTCGTCGTAGCGACCGGAGAGCAGGCCGCTGGCCAGCGGCACCCGGGCGATGATGCCCACGCCGGCCGCCGACGCGGCGGGCAGCACCCGGTCGAGCGGCTTGAGCCGGACCGCGTTGAGGATGATCTGCACGCTGGCCACGCCGGGCCGGGCGATGGCGGTGAGCGCCTGGTCGCAGGTCTCGACGCTGACCCCGTACCCGGCGATCCGCCGCTCGGCGACCAGGGTGTCCAGCGCGTCGAAGACCCGGTCGTCGGCGAAGACCGCGGTGGGCGGGCAGTGCAGCTGCACCAGGTCGAGGGTGTCCACGCCGAGGTTGGCCCGGGAGCGGTCGGTCCAGGCCCGGAAGTTGTCCAGGGTGTACGCCTCCGGCGTCTGCGGCACCCGCCGGCCCATCTTGGTCGCCACGGTCAGCCCGTGCCCGGGGCGCTCGCGCAGGAACCGGCCGATCAGCCGCTCGCTGCGGCCGTCGCCGTACACGTCGGCGGTGTCCAGGAAGGTGACGCCGGAGTCGACGGCGGCGGCGAGCACGTCCATCGCCGCGCTCTCGCTGACCTCACCCCAGTCGGCGCCGAGCTGCCAGGCACCGAGTCCGACGATGCCCGCGTGCCGGCCGAGCCGGCCGAAGCTGCGCTGTTCCATTCGCGGAAGCCTAGTGAGCGGCTTGCCGGCGCGCGCGGCGGGCCGTACCGTCTAGCAAGACGTACGTACGGTTTGGAGGTTTGTCATGTGGGACCCGACCACCTACCTGCGCTACGGCGACGAGCGCTCCCGGCCCTTCCACGACCTGGTCGCCCGGGTCCCGGCCGAGCGCCCACGGGCCGTGGTGGACCTCGGCTGCGGCCCCGGCACGCTCACCGCCACCCTCGCCCGGCGGTGGCCGCGGGCCCGGCTGGGCGGGATCGACTCCTCCCCAGAGATGATCGCCCGGGCGAGCGCCCTGGACACCCCGGCCACCTTCGCCGTCGGCGACGTACGGTCCTGGCGTCCGGAGCCGGACGTGGACGTGGTGGTCAGCAACGCGGTGCTCCAGTGGGTGCCCGGCCACCGGGAGCTGCTCACCCGCTGGGCCGCCGGGCTGCCGGCGGGCGCGTGGCTGGCCTTCCAGGTCCCCGGCAACTTCGACGCCCCGTCGCACCGGGCGCTGCGTGCGGTGGCCGGGCATGACCGGTGGCGGGACACGCTCGCCCCGCTGCTGCGCGAGGCGCCCGTCGACGACCCCGTCGACTACGCCGCGCTGCTGGTCGGTGCCGGCTGCGCGGTCGACGCCTGGGAGACTACCTACGTGCACCTGCTCCCGGCCGCCGCCGGCGCGGACCACCCGGTCCTGACCTGGATGGAGGGTACGGCGCTGCGCCCGGTCCGGGCCGCGCTGACCGCCGCCGGCTGGGCCGAGTTCCGCGCCGAGCTGGGCGTCCGGCTCGCACAGGATTACCCGGTGCGGCAGGGTCAGGTGTACTTCCCGTTCCGCCGGATCTTCGCGGTGGCCCGCACCGGCGCCCGCGCAGAGGAGACCAAGTGACCGACCTGTCCGCCTTCATCGCCGGACTGCCCAAGGTGGAGCTGCACGTGCACCACGTCGGCTCCGCCTCGCCCCGGATCGTCGCCGAGCTGGCCGCCCGGCACGAGGGGCGCAGCCCCGTCCCGGCCGACCCCGAGCGGCTCGCCGAATATTTCGCGTTCCGCGACTTCGCCCATTTCGTCGAGATCTACCTCAGCGTCGTGGACCTGATCCGCGACCCGGAGGACGTCTGGATCCTCACCCACGAGGTGGCCCGGGAGCTGGCCCGCCAGCAGGTCCGGTACGCCGAGCTGACCATCACGCCGTACTCGCACGTGCGCCGGGGGATTCCGGCGCCCGCGTTCTGCGAGGCGATCGAGGACGCGCGCAAGCGGGCCGAGGCCGACTTCGGCATCGCGCTGCGCTGGTGCTTCGACATTCCCGGTGAGGCGGGACTGCCGGCCGCCGAGGAGACGCTGCAGATCGCCCTGCGGGAACGGCCGGACGGGCTGATCAGCTTCGGCCTGGGCGGCCCCGAGATCGGGGTGCCGCGACCGCAGTTCAAGCCGTACTTCGACCAGGCCCGAGCCGCGGGGCTGCGCTCGGTGCCGCACGCCGGCGAGACCACCGGGCCGGAGACGATCTGGGACGCGCTGCGGGAACTGGGCGCGGAGCGGATCGGCCACGGCATCTCCGCCGCGCTCGATCCCGAACTGCTCACCCACCTGGCCGAGCGGCAGATCGCGCTGGAGGTCTGCCCCACCTCCAACGTCCGTACCCGGGCGGTGGCGACCCTCGACGAGCACCCGCTGCCGCAGCTCGTCGAGGCCGGGCTGCTGGTCACCATCAACTCCGACGACCCGCCGATGTTCGGCACCACCCTGAACGACGAGTACGCCGTCGCCGCCCGGCTGCTGAACGTGGGCCCGGACGGGCTCGCCGCGCTGGCCCGGGCCGCGGTCACCGCCTCGTTCCTGGAGCCGGCGGAGAAGGCCCGGATCAGCGGCGAGATCGACGCGTACCTGGCGGGCGCGGCGCGCTGAGAGGACCCGACGGGGAGTGGCGCGCGACGGGAGCGAGGTGTGGGGGACCGAAACTCCCGCCGCGCGCACGGATCCGCCGGCCGAGGGTGTTACCGGGGCGTTCCGGCCGACGGAACTGATGGGTTCGGTGAGATCCTGGCAGCCGGTCGGGCCGGCGCGGCGGTGGTTAACCCAGACCTAAGGAAGACTTGCGGCGGGCCACAGCCAGCGGCCGAGACACGGTCAGCGCGGCCGGGGCAGGCGGCGGCGGATCTTCTGCTCCCGGCCGTCCCGCGCCATCCGGCCGACCAGCCCGAACCGGTTGACCTGCCGGGGCGTCGCCTCCGGGTCGGCCAGCAGCATCACCACGCTGGCCCCGCCGAGCCGGGCCTGGTCGATGCTGACCGACCCGTTGGCCTGCAACGCGACCCGCCGGGCGATGTCCAGCCCGAGCCCGGTCGAGCCCTGGTCGCTGGCGCCCCGGCGCAGCGCCCGGTCCGGATTCGCGATGCCCGGGCCGGCGTCGTCGATGCGGATCGCCACCCAGCCGTCCCGCCGGCTGACCGCCACCTCGAACGCGGTGCCCTGCGGCGTGTAGCGGAAGACGTTGCCGATCACCGCGTCGAGCGCGGCGGCCAGCTCGGCCCGGGGCACCGGCGCCGGAATGCGTAGTTGCGCCCCGACGACCCGGTGCGGCCGGTTCTGGTCGCCCGCGAGGGCCGACCAGAAGACCATCCGGTCCCGGACCACCTCGCTCACGTCGCACGTCGCCGGTCCGGCCTCCTGGCTGACCGCCTTGCGGGTGGTCTTGATCAGCTGGTCGACCTCGCCCTCCAGGGTGACGATGGCCTGCCGGATCCGCCGGATGCCGCGCCGGCGGTCGAGTTCCGCCGCGCTGAACGTCCCGATGCTGGTGTCGTCGGACTCCAGCGCCTCGGCGTCCAGCCGCAGCGCGGTCAGCGGGGTACGCAACCGGTGGGACAGGTCCGCGACGAGTTCCCGCTCGTCGGCGCGGAGCGCGACGAGCCGCTCCGCCATCCGGTTGAACGCGTGCCCGGCCTCGGCCAGCTCCCGCGGGCCGGCCGGCTCGACCCGTACGCCGAGGTCACCGTCGCCGACGGCGAGCGCCGCCTTGACCAGCTCGCCGGTGGCGTCCACCGCCCGCGCGGCAACCCGGTCGACCACGATCACCACGGCCGCGACCAGCGCCGCCGCCACCGCGAGCAGCAGCAGCCACCGCCGGCCGGAACCCTCGTCGAGCACCCGGTCGGGGACGAAGACCTCCACCACCGCGACCCTGTCGCCGAGCACCACCGGGTCCAGCCGGAGCACGCCGCCGGGCACGTCGGTGACCAGCGACCGCCGGTCGGCGCCGGCCCGGGCCAGCGCCGCGGCGTCGGCGCGGCCGAGGGACTCGTCACCACCGAGACCGTGTACGACCGGCCGCAGCGCCGGGTCGTCGTCGGTGGCCGCGACCGCGCGGTGGACGACGTCCGGGTCGGTGCTGACCGCGAGCGCGCCGGTGACCAGGGCACTGCGCCGGGCCGCGTCGGCCAGCTTCTCGTGCCGCGACTGGTCGCCGAGGGCGAGCCCGAGCGGGATGAGGAAGGCGAGCGCGACGAGGGTGCACATGCCGGCCGTGAGCCAGGCCAGCGCGGGCCTCAGTCGGGCACCACCAGCCGGAAGCCGACCCCCCGCACGGTGCGCAGGTAGCGCGGCTTCGCCGCGGACTCGCCCATTTTGCGGCGCAGCCAGTAGAGGTGAACGTCGATGGTCTGGTCCTCGCCGACCGACGGCTGCCGCCATACCTCCTCCAAGAGTTCCCGCCGGGACACTACCCGGCCGGGACGCGCGGCGAGATACGCCAGCAGGTCGAATTCCTTACGGGTCAGCGCCAGCGGCTGCCCGTCCAGCACCGCGCTGCGTTCGCCCACGTCCACCCGCAGCCCGCCGACGGTGTGCACCGCCGGCTGGACCGTACGGCTGGCCCGGCCCGCCCGGCGCAGCACGGTGGTGATCCGGGCATCCAGGTGGGCCCCGGTGAACGGCTTGACCATGTAGTCGTCGGCGCCCGCCCGCAACAGCCGCACCACGGACTGCTCGTCGTCCCTCGCGGTGGCGATGATGATCGGCACGTCGGTGATCCCGCGCAGCATCCGCAGCGCGTCCGAGCCGTCCAGATCGGGCAGGCCGAGGTCGAGCACGACCAGGTCGGGAGTCTCGGCGGCGACCCGGCGCAGCGCGTCCAGCGCCGTGCCGACGGCGTGCACGGCGTGTCCCCGGTCGGTGAGGGACCGCAGCATCGCACCGCGTACGACGTGATCGTCTTCGACCAGGAGGACGGTGGCCACGTCAAGACGGTACTCGGCGTGGCAAGTTGATCGCGTTGCGGCAGTTGAGGGAACCGGGCAAGCTGGGACGACGATGACGTTCACCCTGTTCCCCGACACCCGCCTGGCGCTCGCCCGGGACGCCCTCGCCGGCCTCTCGGTCGGTGACGCTCTCGGCGCGATGTTCTTCGTCCCCGGCCGGCCGACCGCGCCGTGGCACGATGACCTGCCTCCCGGCCCGTGGGCGTGGAGTGACGACACCGAGATGGCCTGCTCGGTCGTGACCGTCCTGACCGAGGCCGGGGAGATCGATCGCGACAGCCTGGCCAGCGCCTTCGCCGAGCGCTACGACCCGGCCCGCCGCTACGGCGCGGGCGCCGTCGAGCTGCTGGAGCTGATCCGCGCCGGGACGCCGTGGCCGGTGGCCGCCGCGTCCGCGTTCGACGGGCAGGGCTCCTGCGGCAACGGCGCCGCGATGCGGGTCGCCCCGCTCGGCGCCTGGTACGCCGACTCGACCCGGCGCGCCGCCGATCAGGCCCGCGCCTCCGCCGAGGTGACCCACGCCCACCCGGAGGGAATCGCCGGCGCGGTCGCGGTGACGGTCGCCGCCTCGCTGGCCGCCCGGGCCCGGCTGGACGGGGACCGACCCGAGCCGGCCCGGCTGCTCGGCGCGGTGGCCGGCGCCCTGGACCCGGGCGGCGAGCTGCACCGGGGCGTACGCCGGGCGGTCGCGTTGCTCGGTCACTCGGCGGGCGTGGCCGCCGACGCGCTCGGCAACGGCTCCCGGGTCACCGCGCAGGACACCGTCCCGTTCACGCTCTGGGTCGCCGCCACCCACCTCGACGACTACCCGGCCGCGATCCGCGTCTGCGTCGAGGCGGGCGGGGACGTGGACACCACTGCGGCCATCGTCGGCGGGGTGGTCGCCGCGTACACCGGGGTCGGCACGCCGGGCGGCGTGCCCGACGGCTGGCTCGCCGCCCGCGAGCCGCTGCCGACCTGGCTCCCCGCCCACCCCTGACTCCCCGCGTCCGCGCCCCCGGCTCGCGGCTCGCGGCTCGCGCAGTGTCGGCGAAAGTGCTGCTTCGCGATGCCGGGATGGGCCGCTTTCGGGGAAGGTGCTGCCTCGCGGCGCGTCGGGGTGGTCGGCGTCAGCTCGTCGGGGTGGCGGGGGCGTGCCGGCCCGAGAGGACGGGCTCGCCGGTTTCGCCCGGAGCCGGCCGCACGTCGAGTGTCGCGTCCGGGGCGAGCGCCAGCGGGCCGCGTCGGCGGCGGCTGAGCAGCCAGCCGAGCACCGCCCCGGCGCCCAGCCCGGCGAGCAGCCCGGCACCGAGCAGCAGGTCGGCGCTCGGACCGTCCTGGTTGGCGGCCGGCGCGGCCACGGCCGGCCCCGGGGCTGCCGGGCGGACGGCGGACCCGCCGTGGCCGGCGTGCCCGCCGGTGCGGGGCAGGGCCGGCAGCAGGGTCACGGTCGGCGCGGGGTGCGCCCCGCCCGGCGGGTCCGCC encodes:
- a CDS encoding DUF4235 domain-containing protein encodes the protein MSNKVGKAAYKPVGVLLGLAAGTVAGVIFRQVWRVTAGDGEAPSATDEHRRWGEILAAAALQGAIFAVVRAAVDRGGAISVRRLTGHWPD
- a CDS encoding cold-shock protein, whose translation is MAQGTVKWFNADKGFGFITVDGGGADVFVHFSAIQTSGYRTLEENQRVEFEIAQGQKGPQAEQVRPI
- a CDS encoding aldo/keto reductase → MEQRSFGRLGRHAGIVGLGAWQLGADWGEVSESAAMDVLAAAVDSGVTFLDTADVYGDGRSERLIGRFLRERPGHGLTVATKMGRRVPQTPEAYTLDNFRAWTDRSRANLGVDTLDLVQLHCPPTAVFADDRVFDALDTLVAERRIAGYGVSVETCDQALTAIARPGVASVQIILNAVRLKPLDRVLPAASAAGVGIIARVPLASGLLSGRYDEHTTFPANDHRNFNRHGESFDVGETFSGVDYDLGLAAVRRLSPLVGDGRTMAQFALRWILDQPGVTVVIPGARDAEQARRNAATADLPPLTGAELAAVRETYDELIRPQVHDRW
- a CDS encoding trans-aconitate 2-methyltransferase, with the protein product MWDPTTYLRYGDERSRPFHDLVARVPAERPRAVVDLGCGPGTLTATLARRWPRARLGGIDSSPEMIARASALDTPATFAVGDVRSWRPEPDVDVVVSNAVLQWVPGHRELLTRWAAGLPAGAWLAFQVPGNFDAPSHRALRAVAGHDRWRDTLAPLLREAPVDDPVDYAALLVGAGCAVDAWETTYVHLLPAAAGADHPVLTWMEGTALRPVRAALTAAGWAEFRAELGVRLAQDYPVRQGQVYFPFRRIFAVARTGARAEETK
- a CDS encoding adenosine deaminase, which encodes MTDLSAFIAGLPKVELHVHHVGSASPRIVAELAARHEGRSPVPADPERLAEYFAFRDFAHFVEIYLSVVDLIRDPEDVWILTHEVARELARQQVRYAELTITPYSHVRRGIPAPAFCEAIEDARKRAEADFGIALRWCFDIPGEAGLPAAEETLQIALRERPDGLISFGLGGPEIGVPRPQFKPYFDQARAAGLRSVPHAGETTGPETIWDALRELGAERIGHGISAALDPELLTHLAERQIALEVCPTSNVRTRAVATLDEHPLPQLVEAGLLVTINSDDPPMFGTTLNDEYAVAARLLNVGPDGLAALARAAVTASFLEPAEKARISGEIDAYLAGAAR
- a CDS encoding HAMP domain-containing sensor histidine kinase, translating into MCTLVALAFLIPLGLALGDQSRHEKLADAARRSALVTGALAVSTDPDVVHRAVAATDDDPALRPVVHGLGGDESLGRADAAALARAGADRRSLVTDVPGGVLRLDPVVLGDRVAVVEVFVPDRVLDEGSGRRWLLLLAVAAALVAAVVIVVDRVAARAVDATGELVKAALAVGDGDLGVRVEPAGPRELAEAGHAFNRMAERLVALRADERELVADLSHRLRTPLTALRLDAEALESDDTSIGTFSAAELDRRRGIRRIRQAIVTLEGEVDQLIKTTRKAVSQEAGPATCDVSEVVRDRMVFWSALAGDQNRPHRVVGAQLRIPAPVPRAELAAALDAVIGNVFRYTPQGTAFEVAVSRRDGWVAIRIDDAGPGIANPDRALRRGASDQGSTGLGLDIARRVALQANGSVSIDQARLGGASVVMLLADPEATPRQVNRFGLVGRMARDGREQKIRRRLPRPR
- a CDS encoding response regulator transcription factor, coding for MATVLLVEDDHVVRGAMLRSLTDRGHAVHAVGTALDALRRVAAETPDLVVLDLGLPDLDGSDALRMLRGITDVPIIIATARDDEQSVVRLLRAGADDYMVKPFTGAHLDARITTVLRRAGRASRTVQPAVHTVGGLRVDVGERSAVLDGQPLALTRKEFDLLAYLAARPGRVVSRRELLEEVWRQPSVGEDQTIDVHLYWLRRKMGESAAKPRYLRTVRGVGFRLVVPD
- a CDS encoding ADP-ribosylglycohydrolase family protein; this translates as MTFTLFPDTRLALARDALAGLSVGDALGAMFFVPGRPTAPWHDDLPPGPWAWSDDTEMACSVVTVLTEAGEIDRDSLASAFAERYDPARRYGAGAVELLELIRAGTPWPVAAASAFDGQGSCGNGAAMRVAPLGAWYADSTRRAADQARASAEVTHAHPEGIAGAVAVTVAASLAARARLDGDRPEPARLLGAVAGALDPGGELHRGVRRAVALLGHSAGVAADALGNGSRVTAQDTVPFTLWVAATHLDDYPAAIRVCVEAGGDVDTTAAIVGGVVAAYTGVGTPGGVPDGWLAAREPLPTWLPAHP